In Thunnus thynnus chromosome 17, fThuThy2.1, whole genome shotgun sequence, the genomic window ATGAAACCACGTGAACTCACTTCTCTCATCTCTTCAACTGTCCGATAAATATTGTGACGTATACATGTTAATATATGACAAATTCACGTTTATCGCGACTCATATAGGCTTTTGCCCACAATGCCACATACAGCATACAATGTGGCATTATTATCAACCATCTGACGTGAACATAGATGCGTTAAGTATCGTATTGCACAATTCACCTTTCTTTTGCTTAACAATGAATTTATGCAACAACACTTTCAATCCATCGGACAGTTGTGGCAGCTATTGATTGGTAACTATTTTATTCCAATTACAGCAAAAAgctcagcaaacacacagcgCCTGTTCATCTGTTCATCTGTTCAATCTGTTTATTATGAACGATTGTTTCACAAAACTGGAGTAGAAACACACAACGGACTTGACATTTGTTATTCAAAAATCACTATAATAATGACAGATAAAATCTCAAAACATTATCCTACCTCTGCTGATtaggaaatgaaacagaaactgagCAATAGACACGCCTACAAACTTAGTCAATCACCAGCAAAGAAATTCAGCCGTTGGAAAGTCACCCAGCATGTTATTGTGCAAGATCTACCACTAGGGGGCGCTGAAATATGAAAATCACTCCGTGTTCAGGCACCGAAGAGGCAGAAAAATACTGTCACAATTAAGCAATTACAGTTCTGAGAgataaacattaacatttcctttctttctttctgctggttttatgtttaaatgctgctggtttatgttttatcttttatgaTAGGTGGCTACATCACCGTTACAGACACATTATTGCAAATTGCCACAAACATACTATGAAACATATGAAGAATATCTGCTTAAGTAAACCATTTTTTGACCATAAAACAGTATTAAATTCCATTTCAAAACACAATGTGTCTCATTAgcattttttacagttttgttaCATGAGTGGATTCAGTCTAAATCAGGAGAAAGCTATAAAATCTAatctttttttctggtttttgaCAGATAGATTtcataaaacctttttttccaaacaatttTTTTGAAATACAGTCCATCACATTAATTGAACATCTGTTATAGAGTTGAGGAAAAGATGACTAATTACTAACAATGCATCACTATCTAAACACACACCTACTCAGTTTTCTTGTCAGACAACCATGGTATTTTTCCTGAAGTAGTTTGAAACATATAGAAATAAATGCACATCAAGATGATCATCATCGGTAGAGCCCAAACTATTCCTAAACTCAAGAGTGCTCCAAGGAAGAGCATGCAGACCAAAAGTAGCAGTTTGAGTTTTATGTTAGTTGCCTTCTCTGCAGCCAGTCTtgcatttttctcctcttttctccacagcatcctcttcttcatctccaGTTCTTCCCCCTGGTAATgctcctccagctctctctccttGCGGCTGatctcatcatctctctctgtcaggaTGCTCTCCTGTCTTTTCCtgatcttcctctcctcttcaggGTACAGGTCTGTATGGTAATGACCCCCTGCATTCAGGGCCATCAGGGTCTGGATCTTTGCGATAAAGCTTGTCACCTGCTCTGGTTCCTGGTCTTCTTTGTTGTTGAAGACATGGAAGCCACCACTACACTTGCGTATGAAGCTGCGGAGGTTTTCTTCACTCTCAGTGATGACGTCGTTCATCGTTTTTCCCTCCAAACGATCCCCATGGGTGAACAGCACAATAGTGTAGTCCCACACTCTTGGGCCAAATCTGTTTTCGATCAGTTTGTTGGTATCTTCATCCTCCTGAGTCATCCTTCCTACAGGGACCACTAACACAAAGACGTGAGGTCCTGGCTCCTGGAGTTTGACAGACTGCAGAATCTCTTGAactatttcctcctttttgcGATCTGTCTCAAAAAGCCCTGGTGTGTCAATCACAGCGATGTCCACATCCCCAACTTTTCCAACCCCCTTTTCACAGTGTTTAGTGACTCTCGCCAGACTCATGTCTGATTCAAACACCTTTCTTCCCAGGATGGTGTTCCCACTCGAGCTCTTGCCTGCCCCGCTCTTCCCAAGAAGCATGATCCTCAGGGGCTTTACCTCTGTAAGTTCAACAAATAGGAAACACAATAGGTTTGTTTTTAGTCATCAGTGTGGTCTCAGCCCACAGCTTTGTTCACCTGTACAAAATAAGTCACACTTACATTGTGTCATCACATTATCACAAATGCATTACATTTTAGTTATTTGTGTTGCTGATTTTAATATAGAGCTGAacctaacgattattttcattaacgatcaatttgtcaattattttttctattaattgttggtcgtttggtctataaaatgtccaaaaacggtgaaaaatgtcacCGTTTCCAAAAGACAAGGGTGACGTCCTCAAAagtcttcttttgtcctgaccaacagtccacaactcaaagatattcagtttactatcatagaggactaaataaaccagaaaatattcatatttgagaagctgaaatgaaagaatttggcattcttaaaaaattactcaaaaaggctaatcgattatcaaaatagttggcggttaattttctgtcaatcgccTAATCGATTAATAAACTAATTGTCTTTCACTAATCATTAGTATACAGGTTAACACACTCAATGTGCTGTATGGTGCAGTATATGGTGGTGTGTAAGCTATTACTATATTAGTTAGTTTTTTCTCCAATAtttttgtgataaaaaatatgaaagcaCGTAAACAAGATGTCATATTCTAGGTTTCCCTCTAAAATCTTCTTTTTGATATCACcatattcttttattttttcaaataatcAAGTTTTTCTATGATTAGCCCAACTTTCCATAAGTGGGTCAAAAATGACTTCTATGCATTTGCAGAGGAAGTGTACAGAACCCTTTCATGCTTATAAGTTATTTCTGTCAGGTTTGTATTTACTGTGAACCACAGCTTGACAACCCTTAACTTTATCATTCAGCTACTTTATATTAAATAGTACATGTAAACATTCTCtctatattgttttatttcagaaaaaaatactatCACTAAATTGGTAGCTGTTTTACATGTTATTCACACATTGATTTCAATTGTGTTAAAGAGTATCTGTTATTATAATGATATTAACCTGCTTTGTTGCCAACTAGCAGCACTGTATTTGGATGGGATCCAATGACATAAGTAGCTTAGTAGCCTCATATAGAGATTTCACAGTGTTTCCTCAAGGTGCTTACTAAGGAGCATGATAGAACACAGAGAGTCAGCTGAAAGGCCATGGCAAACTATCAACCCAGTTCACTGAAGCAATGGGGAGGCATGAAGTGGCACCAAAACAGGGTCACGTGAAAAACATGTCACATCTGCTGAGTAAAAGCAATATAAGCAATATACTAATGTCCAATGATCACAGCCagaaacagtcaaaaacacaaatgtttcttgctttttttcttttaaaatatgttaaaataaaaattacaaagcTTCAATAATTCTTGTGTGGAATTCACAAACctattttgtgcaaaattatGAAGATAGTATGTAGAAAATCCTCCTTCCTGCCCAGTCCTAGGTGGGCAGGACTAAGCCTCAACTTAACAGGCCACACCTGAACTAATAAGAGGTCTGGCTCAGGCCCTGCTCAGtctctttttgtttgctgtaacATTCTGGTCTGTATGTAGAAGCTGCTGTTTCTTCCAGTTGACTGTAACCCTGGATGCGTTATTTGAGTAAGTTATGGATATTTGTTATGGTTACTGCTGTTTCTTTGTCTAATGACCAAATGAGTGCTTTGATTTGATTAAGATTTATTAGAGTACCTTTGTTTACGGATTGTTTTCATTTGCCTTTTAAATCATCTGTGACAGTCAACTATTTAAGTGGAAATCTTTTGAACAAGACAATAAAGTGTTGAACTGCTCTCATCTCTGTTCCTCAACTTTAACTGGTGTGCCAGTGCAGCGGCACTTTAAATAACCCAGCTAACACAAAGTCAAGATTCTACATAGTCTATTTATTTCTAACAAAATCTTGATTCTAGGAAGAGTCGATTTTGACCCAGTTACAGAAGAGTGTTTCCTGCTTTTCCACACTGTTTccatttctgtaattttgttaTCTTGGTCTGTTTTGTACACACAATAGCTTCTGCATTCCTGTCCatcctggaagagggatccctcctctgttgctctgaggtttctgttttttccctgttaaaagTTTTTGGGGGGGAGTTATTCCTTATCTGAATCGAGGTTCTTGGGAtgtgctgtacagattgtaaagccctccCCCAAGGCTGTGATATTGGActatatacataaaaatgttcttGACTTGACTAGATCCAAATGACTGTTAGCTTAGGgttaaaatgcaataaaacaaatgtttactgGAAAAGAAGGGATGACACAGAGTGCCTGTTCATTTTCAATTACTGTATgacttaaatgtgtttttaagggTGTCATGTAGACTTAAAATTGTGAATTAGCTATATTCAGACTCTTTCAATTTGCACATCCAATGGAAAGCAGCCAGGACAGAGCAAATACAAAGCTGTACAAATGACTGTTACAAAGTCTAAGTGTAACTGAGACAAAAATGGGACAAAAGGTGACAGGACATGCAGTACTCTGACCTTTTTAGTTAGAGTTAAACTGTGTACTTCGATAAGTTGCTTTAGGTAAAGGCTTCAGtctggaaaagacaaaaaacaccTCTGCTAAACCTCCCCTCTGTCTTCCCCTGCTCCTTTTTCAGACCTGCCCACAGCTTCTCGACATGTATGAGCAGGATTCCTATGCAGTTGTGAACTTTCTACATTACTGAAAAATTAAGAAGTGTGACTAAGTAATTCCTGATAATGAGTGACAAAGTGTTGGGTGGCTACATTTGTCCCAcgaaacaaaagagaaaataaagcaCAGCTTATTTTAAAGAACTTACAACTTTCCTGACAGTAAAGCTAGGTCTACATTTTTGTTACCAACAACTCCAGAGGGCATTTGTGTTCATGAGCAACTAAAAACAGCTTAACTAAAAGAGTTAAGACTAAAGAGCTCATTTTCATACTTACGTTGCCCGAGATCCTCCTCTGCAGATGACATGTTGTCAGAGTTCATGGCAGAAGCAGATCCAGCTCAGTACTGTCTGAGTTTACAGAGGTTTCTTGGAAACAGCTGACTTGTCCTCACTCGCAGTTATTCTTAATGTATCGATGTTTTGTATCGACCTTCGATCTCGCGAAGGGAAATTTATTTGTTCAGATCAGTCGTGAATTCAGCTTTTCTCCTGTctctgtgaaaatgtgttttacaagacggaaaatgaaagtaaaaccaTGAGGACATGCAATGACGGCAGAAAACTTGCTCAACACAAGTTTCACAGGTTTCAAAGGCCAACGATCTGAAAAATATCCTCCTAGAAAATCACTGCCGGCATAAAAGTACAGCATATTATACAACAAAACTTTAACTTGTGAAATAGTAAAAACCTAAagtagaaatgtgttttcatggtacaattttttttcatactgtcaagtgatagaaaacaaatgaaagcgACACACTGAACACCCGTGACTCACTGTCTCATGATGATAGTCTGCATACAGATgatttctggtttctttcatAGCAgtgaattaaaacatgtttgtaaagATTTGTCTGCAGAACAGCTTTTAAgttattgaaatgttttaaagggTCACTTAGCTGATGAAAACTACAAAagtatttaaacatatttaggTTTCAAATGAGTGCTTTGCCTTTACAAGTCTGATGAAGGCTCCATATGAAGTGGACTTATGAATACCTTAGCTGACCAAAAACCAGTTAGTAGATGAGCagcaccatctagtggccaaaacattttattgataaaGGTGCATTAAGGGCCACAGTATCCACAGACCACAGCAGGTTCTGCCttgaaaaatgatgcaaattTACATCACGAAAGGTACAGTATTTCATTGTAATAGTGATGTAAACATTGTAGATCATTTGTACTTTATTATGAGATGTTAGATCAACTACTCTGTActgtagaaatgtagaaattTCCTATACAAACAAGGGTATTTGAGTTTTTGAAAtaatttctgtattattttattctttttttttcagagtttttcTCTTAATCATGTGGTtgtttcaaacaacaaaaatgctCGTGGTTGTGGGCCCCTCAGACAAAATCTTTTCAACTGAACATTTGAGGAAAATTATTTTGCACTGCAAACTGGCATCAATGAAGacgtaaaacatgtaaaaaaaaaacccatttggGAAGTTCATATGATTGTAAGTTTTATTTCCGTTATgttgaagagagaaaaatccCTTTTCAGTAGAACTGTTGCTTGTAAAACTGAACAAGACATAATACTCAGGCTGGTCACCACATGTCAGGAATGTTCATAATCATGATCTCAGGACAGGGAAAGAGGTTTAAGAGCCCCTGCTTTCTGGCCTTCATCACTTCCGATCAGCCATTCTCTGCAGGAGGGCAATGACTGTGTCCTGTTTGGAGGAGAGTAGCTCCAGGGCTGTGGCTATCCTGCCGAGGGACTCTGCCATCCGCACCTCCCTCCTCTCACACCTCTTTTCTCTGGCTTCGACCTGGCAGAGAGCCACTCGATCCAGGTAGGCCTGCTCCTCCTGTCTCTTCAGAATCTCCTGGAACAACGTAGTGCTGCTCTgctcctcatttcctgtctggttTTGTCCATCTTTTCCTGTTGTGGTTGTTGCTGATAATGAAGTGGAAATAGAAGATGCAAGACAGGAGAACGTAGGGggtaaagaggaggagaggccaAGGAGATTCTGGGTGTTAGTAAGGTGAAAGGGTTTGACACCCTATGAGAAGGACAGCTTTACGGCTTACGAAACGGGATGTGTTAAGGTCTGTGTTACAGGTTGGCCCAAGATAAGGGGAAGTCAAGGCTGTTTCTGTAAAACAAGGTGAGGAGATAAAAGATGGAGATGGCACAATGGTGGCTGGATGAATACCGGTTCTAACAATGTCACTGTTCAGGACGATCAGGGGCTTGATCTCTGAcaatggaaaaagaagaaggtaTATTTCTGCCAGTGGGAAGTTAATTCAGACTAATTTCAACTTCCTTATGAAACTTATGGAAAACGTTTGTCAGTTTGGTGTTCTGGGTCAGAACGCAGACCTGATCCAGTTCTGCGTTCTGACCATTTGTTTTCACGTTAATGTGTAAggttttaaatgataaattgtCTCTCTAAAACTATGAACCGTAGCAAGAAAGTACAAGAATCAGTACTTTACAAAGATATTCCAAAAgatttcaatatttatttacctcaaATGGTTACAGTggaaatttgattttttttttttttcagataaagaCATGCACATTTCAGAGACAGGTGTGTTGGGATTACAAGACAGCAACACACCACTTGCTTTGTTGTTTGCATCCGATTTCCAAATGGAAAAACAAGGCCTTAAAAACATCATGTCAAAGTTCTCCAAAAACTCACCACCAAAATGTGATCTCAAGCAGGTGTTTGGAGTTTATAGTAAGTAAATTGCTATGCCTTCCACTGTTGACAATAATATGCCTGTCATTTATAACAAAGCTGTGGGTGTGAATTAGTCAACTATACAATTAGACTACAATGACATGCTTTCATTGTTTAAATTTCTTTATTTGCAGGGTGTAGTATTCCTCTTGTAACTTTAAGACTTTcaactgcatttttattttctctctctttagctGATCAAGGTCCATCGTATCCAGATTAAAGCCAGCTGAGGGCCCGGAGGATGGACCCTCCAACAAGTCTGAGGCTTGGACTGTTTGGGTGCACCTGTGGAAGAAAAAATCTATTATGGCcgtgcatgtaaatgtagcatatttatttattcaaataatgTCATCACAAGACTACCTTTTCTCTTGCGCCATCTCTTGTAATTGTGCTGCATATTGGCCACAGGTGGCAACATCTGTGTGCCCTGAGTTCTCACTTCTACACttcaccagaaaaactgaaaaaagaggATCGATATTTATACATCCAAAATGAAACGCATAGTAGCCTAACATGCCATCAATTTAAATAATAGTGTTTCTGCAGATGAAAGTTGCTATTAGAAAGGTCACCTTCAAATACATGGTTGTCACTGTCGCTATCAGCATCAGCAGGAATATCCTCATCTTCCATTTCTCCCTTTTCCAGTTTATCTTCCTCTTCTACaacctctcctcctttttcagTCCCTaccctttcctcctcctctgtcactgGTGCCAGTTCTTCACTGCTTGGATGCCAGTCTTCATCTTCAACATCATCTTCCACAGTATCTTCAGCAGATTGTAGGCTTATTTCTGACTCTTTGATAGGAATATAGTCATTTTGAAATTGTTAATTACTACTTGGTAGGTCTAAGcattgaataaata contains:
- the LOC137168631 gene encoding GTPase IMAP family member 7-like isoform X2, with amino-acid sequence MNSDNMSSAEEDLGQQVKPLRIMLLGKSGAGKSSSGNTILGRKVFESDMSLARVTKHCEKGVGKVGDVDIAVIDTPGLFETDRKKEEIVQEILQSVKLQEPGPHVFVLVVPVGRMTQEDEDTNKLIENRFGPRVWDYTIVLFTHGDRLEGKTMNDVITESEENLRSFIRKCSGGFHVFNNKEDQEPEQVTSFIAKIQTLMALNAGGHYHTDLYPEEERKIRKRQESILTERDDEISRKERELEEHYQGEELEMKKRMLWRKEEKNARLAAEKATNIKLKLLLLVCMLFLGALLSLGIVWALPMMIILMCIYFYMFQTTSGKIPWLSDKKTE
- the LOC137168631 gene encoding GTPase IMAP family member 7-like isoform X1, which codes for MNSVNMSSAKKEDLGEQVKPLRIMLLGKSGAGKSSSGNTILGRKVFESDMSLARVTKHCEKGVGKVGDVDIAVIDTPGLFETDRKKEEIVQEILQSVKLQEPGPHVFVLVVPVGRMTQEDEDTNKLIENRFGPRVWDYTIVLFTHGDRLEGKTMNDVITESEENLRSFIRKCSGGFHVFNNKEDQEPEQVTSFIAKIQTLMALNAGGHYHTDLYPEEERKIRKRQESILTERDDEISRKERELEEHYQGEELEMKKRMLWRKEEKNARLAAEKATNIKLKLLLLVCMLFLGALLSLGIVWALPMMIILMCIYFYMFQTTSGKIPWLSDKKTE
- the LOC137168630 gene encoding cyclin-dependent kinase 11A-like, encoding MERKRTRLRLFSEEEDRDRRSSQRFRKRVRYFGDDEDEDEENEQPGPSTRKTHNQRTQENRLLHVTCGNKKGILDVRKLDRGKECIKCEGRWFAPPAFEDFGGKGHSKKWKTSIFHDNKPLQFWFEKGSLTTKGFKRRRTETAKHKKILSSDHESGSLSEESEISLQSAEDTVEDDVEDEDWHPSSEELAPVTEEEERVGTEKGGEVVEEEDKLEKGEMEDEDIPADADSDSDNHVFEVFLVKCRSENSGHTDVATCGQYAAQLQEMAQEKRCTQTVQASDLLEGPSSGPSAGFNLDTMDLDQLKREKIKMQLKVLKLQEEYYTLQIKKFKQ